A DNA window from Acidimicrobiales bacterium contains the following coding sequences:
- a CDS encoding ethanolamine ammonia-lyase reactivating factor EutA codes for MTERGDPLWRADTLELTTVGLDVGSSTSHLMVSRVVLQRAGTALSSRFVVVDRAVLHRSDVVLTPYRDDGLIDVDGIEALVGKAYADAGIGPADVDTGAVILTGEALRRANAEALARRFAAESGRFVCATAGHHLEAILAAHGSGAVARSRRDRRTHLHVDVGGGTTKLALVRDGAVLATAAVAVGGRLIALDGDRRVVRLEDAGRAAAAATGVAVEVGDRLGEGEEDAIAATMATVLVAAVQGRPLPAPGPAVALTEPLPTSPRPEVVTVSGGVAEYLFGRERRHFGDLAPRLAAHLRRAVDAGLAGLPVEDAGEGIRATVVGASQFTAQVSGSTIELGGEAVLPLRNVPVVRPAVADGEVVDAGAVRRAVDRLAVEDRLPPVVAVAVPFTGPPSHRRLLALARAVLDGTAALPGGSPLVILLDGDVGMAVGRILRTELGCPRPVVCLDGLALGDLDYVDVGEVLRPAGVVPVVVKSLLFAGAR; via the coding sequence GTGACCGAGCGGGGCGACCCGCTGTGGCGGGCCGACACCCTCGAGCTCACCACCGTCGGGCTCGACGTCGGCTCGTCCACGTCGCACCTGATGGTCTCCCGGGTCGTGCTCCAGCGGGCGGGGACGGCGCTGTCGAGCCGGTTCGTGGTCGTCGACCGGGCCGTGCTCCACCGCTCCGACGTGGTGCTCACCCCGTACCGGGACGACGGGCTGATCGACGTCGACGGCATCGAGGCGCTCGTCGGCAAGGCGTACGCGGACGCCGGGATCGGGCCGGCCGACGTGGACACCGGCGCCGTGATCCTCACCGGCGAGGCGCTGCGGCGGGCGAACGCCGAGGCGCTGGCCCGCCGGTTCGCCGCCGAGTCGGGCCGGTTCGTGTGCGCCACCGCCGGCCACCACCTGGAGGCGATCCTCGCCGCCCACGGGTCGGGCGCCGTGGCCCGGTCCCGCCGCGACCGCCGCACCCACCTCCACGTCGACGTCGGCGGGGGCACCACCAAGCTGGCGCTCGTCCGGGACGGGGCCGTGCTGGCGACCGCGGCCGTCGCCGTGGGCGGCCGGCTGATCGCCCTGGACGGCGACCGCCGGGTCGTGCGGCTGGAGGACGCCGGGCGGGCGGCCGCCGCGGCCACCGGGGTGGCCGTCGAGGTCGGCGACCGGCTCGGGGAGGGCGAGGAGGACGCCATCGCCGCGACCATGGCCACCGTGCTCGTGGCCGCCGTCCAGGGCCGCCCGCTGCCGGCGCCGGGGCCGGCCGTCGCCCTCACCGAGCCCCTGCCCACGTCGCCCCGCCCCGAGGTGGTGACCGTGTCCGGCGGCGTGGCCGAGTACCTGTTCGGCCGGGAGCGGCGCCACTTCGGCGACCTCGCCCCCCGCCTCGCCGCCCACCTGCGCCGGGCCGTCGACGCCGGCCTGGCCGGCCTGCCGGTGGAGGACGCCGGCGAGGGGATCAGGGCGACGGTGGTGGGCGCGTCCCAGTTCACCGCGCAGGTGAGCGGGTCGACCATCGAGCTCGGCGGCGAGGCGGTGCTGCCCCTCCGCAACGTCCCGGTCGTGCGCCCGGCGGTGGCCGACGGGGAGGTCGTCGACGCCGGTGCCGTCCGCCGGGCCGTCGACCGCCTCGCCGTGGAGGACCGGCTTCCGCCCGTCGTGGCCGTCGCCGTCCCCTTCACCGGCCCGCCCAGCCACCGTCGGCTGCTGGCGCTGGCGCGGGCCGTGCTCGACGGGACGGCCGCCCTCCCCGGCGGCTCGCCCCTCGTCATCCTCCTCGACGGCGACGTCGGCATGGCCGTCGGCCGCATCCTCCGGACGGAGCTGGGCTGCCCCCGCCCGGTCGTGTGCCTCGACGGGCTGGCCCTCGGCGACCTCGACTACGTCGACGTCGGCGAGGTGCTCCGCCCGGCCGGGGTCGTGCCCGTCGTCGTCAAGTCCCTCCTCTTCGCCGGAGCCCGGTGA
- a CDS encoding cupin domain-containing protein, which yields MSSFEDDLRRSFMLAGYETSPYEQWVAEQGIPVVRGFSVPDLRTVELAHWDWLGGPASFVDLYGSGRTNDAYVAEIPPGGELNARRHLFELFVFVLSGQGATAVWLDDGPRHQFEWKAGSLFAVPLNAWYQHFNTSGDVPARFYAVTTAPLMLDLFHNREFLFDNPFRFTDRFRPDDEAYFSGEGRQHPGRIWETNFVPDVGGFALQDWSERGAGGRNAFFELADSTMCASVSEFPVGTYKKAHRHGPGAHIVVLSGKGYTLMWREGRPLERVDWKEGSVFVPPDMWFHQHFNVGAEPARYMPIRWGSSKYHMFNYLGITKDVKEGGDQIEYEDEDPSIRATFEAELAKNGVECRMPARTG from the coding sequence ATGAGCAGCTTCGAGGACGACCTCCGGCGCAGCTTCATGCTCGCCGGCTACGAGACGAGCCCGTACGAGCAGTGGGTCGCCGAGCAGGGCATCCCCGTGGTGCGCGGGTTCTCGGTGCCCGACCTCCGCACCGTCGAGCTGGCCCACTGGGACTGGCTCGGCGGGCCGGCGTCCTTCGTCGACCTCTACGGGTCGGGCCGCACCAACGACGCCTACGTGGCCGAGATCCCCCCGGGCGGCGAGCTCAACGCGAGGCGCCACCTGTTCGAGCTGTTCGTGTTCGTGCTGAGCGGGCAGGGGGCAACGGCCGTCTGGCTCGACGACGGCCCCCGCCACCAGTTCGAGTGGAAGGCCGGCAGCCTGTTCGCCGTCCCGCTCAACGCCTGGTACCAGCACTTCAACACGTCGGGCGACGTGCCCGCCCGCTTCTACGCGGTGACGACGGCGCCGCTGATGCTCGACCTGTTCCACAACCGGGAGTTCCTCTTCGACAACCCGTTCCGGTTCACCGACCGGTTCCGGCCCGACGACGAGGCCTACTTCTCCGGCGAGGGGCGCCAGCACCCAGGCCGGATCTGGGAGACGAACTTCGTCCCCGACGTCGGCGGCTTCGCCCTCCAGGACTGGAGCGAGCGGGGCGCCGGCGGCCGCAACGCCTTCTTCGAGCTGGCCGACTCGACCATGTGCGCGAGCGTCTCGGAGTTCCCGGTCGGCACCTACAAGAAGGCCCACCGCCACGGGCCGGGCGCCCACATCGTGGTGCTGTCGGGCAAGGGCTACACCCTGATGTGGCGGGAGGGCCGGCCCCTCGAGCGGGTGGACTGGAAGGAGGGCTCGGTGTTCGTGCCCCCGGACATGTGGTTCCACCAGCACTTCAACGTCGGCGCCGAGCCGGCCCGGTACATGCCGATCCGCTGGGGCAGCTCGAAGTACCACATGTTCAACTACCTCGGGATCACCAAGGACGTGAAGGAGGGCGGCGACCAGATCGAGTACGAGGACGAGGACCCGTCCATCCGGGCGACGTTCGAGGCCGAGCTGGCGAAGAACGGCGTGGAGTGCCGGATGCCGGCCCGCACCGGCTGA